In one window of Temnothorax longispinosus isolate EJ_2023e chromosome 11, Tlon_JGU_v1, whole genome shotgun sequence DNA:
- the LOC139822333 gene encoding protein mothers against dpp: MDDEEGASSSGPMSSLNSLFSFTSPAVKKLLGWKQGDEEEKWAEKAVDSLVKKLKKRKGAIEELERALSCPGTPSKCVTIPRSLDGRLQVSHRKGLPHVIYCRVWRWPDLQSHHELKPLDLCQYPFSAKQKEVCINPYHYKRVESPVLPPVLVPRHSEYAPGHSLLPFQQLADPSMPHNVSYSSSGFNAGSTSGVNPTSPMSSVGSVPSPGSTTLPNPQSPYGTNGLPETPPPAYSPPEDGSQTGQTTSSDSVPMDTSTPIETATAVCYQEPPYWASIAYYELNCRVGEVFHCHSHSVIIDGFTNPSNNNDRFCLGQLSNVNRNSTIENTRRHIGKGVHLYYVGGEVYAECLSDSAIFVQSRNCNHHHGFHPSTVCKIPPGCSLKIFNNQEFAQLLSQSVNHGFEAVYELTKMCTIRMSFVKGWGAEYHRQDVTSTPCWIEAHLHGPLQWLDKVLTQMGPPHNAISSVS, encoded by the exons ATGGATGACGAGGAAGGAGCCTCAAGTTCTGGACCTATGTCTTCGTTAAACAGTTTATTCTCGTTCACCAGCCCGGCTGTGAAAAAATTGCTCGGCTGGAAGCAAGGGGACGAGGAGGAGAAATGGGCTGAGAAAGCAGTGGACTCGTTGGTGAAGAAACTCAAGAAGCGAAAGGGCGCGATCGAGGAACTGGAGCGTGCGCTGAGCTGCCCTGGAACGCCCAGTAAATGCGTGACGATTCCTCGAAGTTTAGACGGCAGATTGCAGGTTTCGCACCGCAAGGGTTTGCCGCACGTGATATATTGCCGAGTCTGGCGATGGCCGGACCTCCAGTCGCATCACGAGTTAAAACCGCTGGACCTGTGTCAATATCCATTCTCTGCCAAGCAGAAGGAAGTCTGCATCAATCCCTATCACTACAAAAGGGTGGAGAGCCCGGTACTGCCACCGGTATTGGTTCCTAGACACTCGGAATATGCGCCCGGCCATTCTCTGTTGCCATTTCAGCAATTGGCCGATCCAAGCATGCCGCACAACGTGTCCTATTCGTCTAGCGGTTTTAACGCCGGTTCTACGAGCGGCGTTAATCCGACGTCGCCCATGTCCTCCGTCGGTTCCGTGCCCAGTCCCGGGAGTACGACTTTGCCAAACCCACAGAGCCCGTACGGTACCAATGGATTACCGGAGACACCGCCGCCAGCGTACTCTCCGCCCGAAGATGGCTCTCAGACCGGGCAAACCACGTCGTCGGACTCGGTTCCAATGGACACGAGCACGCCAATTGAAACAGCTACAGCCGTCTGTTACCAAGAACCACCTTACTGGGCCTCGATCGCCTATTACGAGCTGAATTGTCGGGTGGGCGAGGTGTTTCATTGTCACTCGCACTCCGTGATTATTGACGGCTTTACAAATCCGAGTAATAACAACGATCGCTTCTGCCTCGGGCAGCTGTCCAATGTGAACCGAAATTCTACGATAGAGAACACGAGGCGGCACATAGGCAAAGGAGTGCATCTGTACTACGTTGGGGGAGAGGTTTATGCTGAATGTCTCTCGGACTCCGCGATATTTGTACAATCTAGAAATTGTAATCACCATCACGGCTTTCATCCCAGTACAGTTTGTAAGATTCCACCGGGATGTTCGTTGAAGATATTCAACAATCAAGAATTTGCCCAGCTTTTATCGCAAAGCGTGAACCATGGTTTCGAAGCTGTCTACGAGTTAACGAAGATGTGTACGATTAG AATGTCTTTCGTAAAGGGATGGGGTGCGGAGTACCACAGGCAGGATGTTACATCGACTCCTTGCTGGATCGAAGCACATTTGCACGGACCTTTGCAATGGTTAGACAAAGTGTTAACGCAGATGGGTCCGCCTCACAATGCCATAAGTTCTGTGTCATAA
- the Klp10a gene encoding uncharacterized protein Klp10a isoform X9: MGPRTEICALPQVMNNHMLASSRAREPDSSAEEDEGVDESENQEEGSLGRHGGHTTRNGLASATLPVRVTSRLSHSTRPSIPVKAGSNRQLSRPTGRPTNIMSSTTSVNGHGESVSGLTGRRELENIPPTPTAAVTQCLMTPVQNRQQKQAQQQQQQQQQLQQQQQQQAQIENGRGRRSNVVKEVERLKKNREERRQRQAELKEEKEALMNLDPGNPNWEFLAMIREYQNSIEFRPLRETDPVENHQITVCVRKRPLNKKEHTRKEIDVISVPSKDQMVVHEPKSKVDLTKYLENQIFRFDYAFDETCNNEIVYKYTAKPLVQTIFEGGMATCFAYGQTGSGKTHTMGGDFNGKTQDCKKGIYAMVAKDVFKCLKLAKYRPLNLVISASFFEIYSGKVFDLLADKEKLRVLEDGKQQVQIVGLTEKVVETCDEVLKLIQHGNSARTSGQTSANSNSSRSHAVFQIIARIPGTHKVHGKFSLIDLAGNERGADTSSANRQTRMEGAEINKSLLALKECIRALSRKGTHLPFRASKLTQVLRDSFIGEKSKTCMIAMISPGMSSCEHSLNTLRYADRVKELAATDPTEIKASPTDDDRGMKIEEQGNNSVLSDSDLAQLRSLNEGELSQDLYTFHEAVSALQMLEEEVLDTHKLVMDNTTKFLNDAHSVFSATHEVDYDQEDTRSKTKANSIITLNRHRRGSSSTNATIMINDDTDSDTQTLNTTEVDTIAKNSLMSSPWKDEMEFRSDFSSNDTEEDSGVLPRTPVRSIITKKSTTPGRIARKNSINKGTPVRSIQRSNQSQRVKVSTSDKKNRYHWSGTFRTKTSPKGTSCSTYYSPRKEKSHAISSLTNYNYYCEDFVKKKSGSKGDIFYPNKFDPQAVDDSRQDWIGCQPCTDICTDNFEGRNNFKDYDTDQDNSALPAVFSDVNINLRRRKMTDVGNKNENTYDVDSQTNNSIILYSQLAHDIDNVNKEDNLCIVKEFIDPSINIKSNIRKMINYPEEKSAIQLDCYKILYSLLSFLKNVILFLLLPTAYMIFFIYVQEREDKKQGNI; encoded by the exons CGGGTTCGAATAGGCAATTGTCACGACCGACGGGTCGCCCGACGAACATAATGTCATCAACCACGTCGGTGAACGGTCACGGCGAATCAGTTTCCGGCCTCACCGGACGCCGGGAGCTCGAGAACATAccgccgacgccgacggcgGCCGTCACGCAATGCCTGATGACCCCGGTGCAGAACAGACAGCAGAAACAAgcgcagcagcaacagcagcaacaacaacagctgcagcagcagcagcagcaacaagcTCAGATAGAGAACGGCCGGGGTAGGCGATCCAATGTCGTCAAGGAAGTCGAGAGACTGAAGAAGAACAGGGAAGAAAGAAGGCAACGTCAAGCGGAATTgaaagaggagaaggaagCGTTGATGAATCTGGATCCAGGCAATCCGAATTGGGAGTTTCTTGCCATGATAAG GGAATATCAAAACAGCATAGAGTTCAGGCCGTTGCGAGAGACCGACCCCGTGGAGAATCATCAGATCACTGTGTGCGTGAGGAAACGTCCGCTCAACAAGAAAGAACACACGCGCAAGGAGATCGACGTGATCAGCGTGCCTAGCAAAGATCAGATGGTGGTGCACGAGCCGAAGTCCAAAGTCGACCTCACCAAATATCTTGAGAATCAGATCTTCAGATTTGATTATGCGTTCGATGAGACGTGTAACAACGAGATCGTCTACAAGTATACAGCCAAGCCATTGGTGCAGACGATCTTCGAGGGTGGCATGGCTACGTGTTTCGCGTACGGTCAGACTGGCAGCGGCAAGACCCATACAATGGGCGGCGATTTCAACGGCAAGACGCAGGACTGCAAGAAGGGCATCTACGCCATGGTTGCCAAAGACGTGTTCAAATGCCTCAAACTGGCCAAGTATCGGCCCCTGAATCTGGTCATTTCTGCTAGCTTCTTCGAGATCTATTCCGGCAAGGTGTTTGACCTTTTGGCAGACAAGGAGAAACTGCGAGTTCTGGAGGACGGCAAACAGCAG GTCCAAATAGTCGGATTAACAGAGAAGGTCGTGGAGACTTGCGACGAAGTATTAAAGCTAATACAGCACGGAAACAGCGCCAGAACGAGCGGTCAAACGAGCGCTAATTCTAATTCATCGAGATCACACGCGGTGTTCCAAATAATAGCGCGTATCCCGGGCACACATAAGGTACACGGAAAGTTCTCGCTTATCGATCTTGCTGGTAATGAAAGGGGTGCTGATACGTCGTCCGCTAATAGGCAAACTC GAATGGAAGGTGCTGAGATCAATAAATCTCTGTTAGCATTAAAAGAATGTATACGCGCGTTAAGCCGTAAGGGTACGCATTTGCCTTTTAGAGCAAGCAAATTGACTCAAGTATTAAGGGACAGTTTTATCGGTGAAAAATCAAAAACATGCAtg aTAGCGATGATTAGTCCCGGGATGAGTTCCTGCGAGCACTCCCTAAATACGTTGAGATACGCGGATCGAGTGAAAGAATTGGCGGCAACTGATCCTACGGAAATAAAAGCTTCGCCGACGGATGATGATAGGGGTATGAAGATTGAGGAACAGGGAAACAATAGCGTGTTATCGGATAGCGATTTAGCACAGCTTCGATCTCTCAAT GAAGGTGAACTCTCGCAAGATTTGTACACTTTCCATGAAGCAGTATCAGCTCTGCAGATGCTTGAAGAAGAAGTGTTGGATACGCACAAACTGGTCATGGATAATACGACTAAATTCCTTAATGACGCGCACAGTGTATTCAGCGCGACTCATGAGGTGGATTACGATCAAGAAG ATACGCGCAGTAAGACTAAGGCAAATTCGATCATCACGTTAAACCGCCACCGGAGAGGCAGCAGCTCGACAAACGCGACGATAATGATAAACGACGACACGGACAGCGACACGCAGACTTTAAACACAACGGAAGTAGATACGATCGCGAAGAATTCGTTGATGTCTTCTCCCTGGAAGGATGAGATGGAGTTCAGAAGCGATTTCAGTTCGAATGACACCGAGGAAGACTCGGGCGTTCTTCCTCGTACGCCTGTCAGGTCCATTATCACGAAGAAAAGCACGACGCCCGGTCGAATTGCCAGAAagaattcaattaataaagGCACGCCCGTGCGTTCTATTCAAAGATCCAATCAAAGTCAACGGGTGAAAGTGTCCACTAGTGACAAAAAGAATAGATATCACTGGTCTGGTACATTCCGTACTAAAACAAGCCCTAAAGGCACATCCTGTAGCACGTATTATTCGCCTCGCAAGGAGAAATCGCACGCCATAAGTAGTCTAAcgaattacaattattactgCGAGGACTTCGTGAAAAAGAAATCCGGGAGCAAGGGAGATATTTTTTACCCGAACAAATTTGATCCACAAGCTGTCGACGATTCACGGCAAGATTGGATCGGCTGCCAGCCTTGTACTGACATTTGTACTGACAACTTTGAGGGACgtaacaattttaaagattacgATACTGATCAGGATAACAGCGCGTTGCCGGCAGTATTTTCTGacgttaatataaatttaagacgAAGAAAGATGACGGATGTAGGCAATAAGAATGAGAATACGTATGACGTGGACTCGCAAACAAACAatagcattattttatattctcaaCTTGCACATGACATCGATAATGTTAATAAGGAAGATAATCTTTGCATTGTCAAAGAGTTTATCGATCCTTCGATAAATATCAAATCAAATATCAGAAAGATGATTAATTATCCGGAAGAGAAATCTGCTATTCAATTAGATtgctataaaattttgtattcacTGCTATCTTTCTTGAAAAacgttattttgtttttgctgCTGCCAACAGCGTACatgatcttttttatttatgtacaagagagagaggataAAAAACAGggtaacatataa